The following coding sequences lie in one Arthrobacter sp. SLBN-122 genomic window:
- a CDS encoding zinc ribbon domain-containing protein, translating into MAKAAPAEQLKLLELQGLDARLKGLANRRRTLENDPRITDLEAALSVANGELGAAKVAVHDAEAELKRAEADVEQVASRIQRDEARLNSGTGLSKDLVALQKDIASLNKRRSDLEDIELEVMERLDSLRERQAAQQQIVDDIQGSFATIRAELDAALAEVETEAAGLRAQRAEFAAALDAGMLAVYEKTLAKRGVGAARLFHGTSEASGMKLSPGDLAEIKAAAADDIVFCPDSGAILVRSDEWS; encoded by the coding sequence GTGGCCAAGGCAGCACCGGCGGAACAGTTGAAGTTGCTCGAACTGCAGGGGCTGGATGCCCGGCTGAAGGGCCTCGCCAACCGCCGCCGCACGCTGGAAAACGATCCCCGCATCACGGACCTTGAGGCCGCCCTGTCCGTTGCCAACGGTGAACTGGGCGCGGCCAAGGTGGCTGTGCACGACGCCGAGGCTGAGCTGAAGAGGGCTGAGGCGGACGTGGAACAGGTCGCCTCGCGCATTCAGCGCGATGAAGCCCGGCTGAACAGCGGTACGGGCCTGTCCAAGGACCTGGTGGCCCTCCAGAAGGACATCGCCTCGCTCAACAAACGGCGCTCGGACCTGGAGGACATCGAACTCGAGGTGATGGAGCGGCTCGACAGCCTTCGGGAACGGCAGGCCGCCCAGCAGCAGATTGTCGACGACATCCAGGGCTCCTTCGCCACCATCAGGGCAGAGCTTGACGCTGCCCTCGCCGAGGTCGAAACCGAAGCTGCAGGCCTTCGCGCCCAGCGTGCTGAATTCGCCGCGGCCCTGGATGCGGGCATGCTGGCGGTCTATGAAAAGACCTTGGCAAAACGGGGTGTGGGTGCGGCGCGGCTGTTCCACGGCACCTCCGAAGCCTCCGGCATGAAGCTCAGTCCCGGCGATCTCGCAGAGATCAAGGCCGCGGCCGCGGACGACATCGTGTTCTGCCCGGATTCAGGCGCCATCCTGGTCCGTTCCGATGAATGGTCCTGA
- a CDS encoding glyceraldehyde-3-phosphate dehydrogenase has translation MSQTSDSCLDTWMGREALAEAMIPVIGRLYRENNVVTSIHGRSLINKSTMNILKAHRFARRMSKDELLLEDTAPLLNTLANLELGAAAIDIARLNQKFKEEGNGATLEEFLRAELAEIVGKRGGDDRTSTDVVLYGFGRIGRLLARILIEKAGGGHGLRLRAIVVRRGSDNDLSKRASLLRRDSVHGSFEGTIRIDEDANTITANGVQIQVIYSNDPATIDYTAYGINNALVVDNTGRWRDAEGLSQHLQSKGVARVLLTAPGKGELKNIVHGINHRDINDSDRIVSAASCTTNAITPVLKAINDKFGVVHGHVETVHSFTNDQNLIDNFHKGDRRGRSAALNMVITETGAAKAVAKALPELLGKLTGSSIRVPTPDVSLAILNLSLENGTTKDEVNNYLREMSLHSDLRKQIDYIDSPEVVSTDFVGSRRAGIVDGLATVSTDKNLVLYVWYDNEFGYSCQVVRVMEEMAGVNPPSFPAKESAAALAAIAV, from the coding sequence GTGAGCCAGACGTCTGATTCTTGTCTTGATACGTGGATGGGCCGGGAGGCCCTCGCCGAGGCCATGATCCCGGTGATCGGCAGGCTGTACCGCGAAAACAACGTGGTGACCAGCATCCACGGCCGGAGCCTGATCAACAAGTCCACCATGAACATCCTCAAGGCACACCGCTTTGCGCGCCGGATGAGCAAGGACGAACTGCTCCTGGAGGACACTGCGCCCCTGCTGAACACGCTGGCCAACCTCGAGCTGGGCGCCGCCGCGATCGACATCGCCCGCCTGAACCAGAAGTTCAAGGAAGAAGGCAACGGCGCCACCCTGGAGGAATTCCTCCGCGCTGAGCTCGCCGAGATCGTGGGCAAGCGGGGCGGCGATGACCGCACCAGCACCGACGTCGTACTCTATGGCTTTGGCCGCATCGGCCGGCTCCTGGCACGCATCCTCATCGAAAAGGCCGGCGGCGGCCACGGACTGCGCCTGCGCGCCATCGTTGTGCGCCGCGGCTCCGACAACGACCTCTCCAAGCGTGCCAGCCTGCTGCGCCGCGACTCGGTCCACGGATCCTTCGAGGGCACCATCCGGATTGACGAGGACGCCAACACCATTACCGCCAATGGCGTGCAGATCCAGGTGATCTACTCGAACGACCCCGCCACGATCGACTACACCGCCTACGGCATCAACAACGCCCTGGTGGTGGACAACACCGGCCGCTGGCGCGACGCCGAGGGGCTTTCCCAGCACCTGCAGAGCAAGGGCGTGGCACGGGTCCTCCTGACCGCACCGGGCAAGGGCGAACTCAAGAACATCGTCCACGGCATCAACCACCGCGACATCAACGATTCAGACCGGATCGTCTCCGCGGCATCCTGCACCACCAACGCCATCACCCCGGTGCTGAAGGCCATCAACGACAAGTTCGGCGTGGTGCACGGGCACGTGGAAACCGTCCACTCCTTCACCAACGACCAGAACCTGATCGACAACTTCCACAAGGGTGACCGCCGCGGCCGCTCCGCAGCCCTGAACATGGTCATCACGGAAACCGGTGCCGCCAAGGCGGTGGCCAAGGCCCTGCCCGAACTGCTCGGCAAGCTGACCGGCAGCTCCATCCGCGTCCCCACCCCGGACGTATCGCTGGCCATCCTGAACCTCAGCCTGGAAAACGGCACCACCAAGGACGAGGTCAACAACTACCTGCGTGAAATGTCGCTGCACTCGGACCTCCGCAAGCAGATCGACTACATCGACTCACCCGAGGTTGTTTCCACCGACTTCGTCGGCTCCCGCCGCGCAGGTATCGTCGACGGACTCGCCACGGTCTCCACCGACAAGAACCTGGTCCTCTACGTCTGGTACGACAACGAATTCGGTTACAGCTGCCAGGTGGTGCGCGTCATGGAGGAAATGGCCGGCGTGAACCCGCCGTCGTTCCCCGCCAAGGAAAGCGCCGCCGCCCTGGCCGCCATCGCCGTCTGA
- a CDS encoding Nif3-like dinuclear metal center hexameric protein, which produces MEPVDTDVTGQADHDGEASPDTPAPAGSADAPTLAELLLAVEELWPESLAENWDEVGLVAGHPSAPVTKVMFAVDPTLEVIDEAVEWGAELLITHHPLLLKGVTSVAATSAKGRAVHRLIESGTALLTVHTNGDSAVGGVSDVLADALGLQDVAPLTVAANGLPEEGIGRVGDLADAMSLGDFAARVFGILPSVAGGVRVSGDKDGLVRRIAVCGGAGDSLFNEVRASNADVYVTADLRHHPASEAREAALNGRPYLVDVSHFASEWLWLPAAAAALGNVLADQGHEVEIHVSTTNSDPWDFILTPG; this is translated from the coding sequence ATGGAACCTGTGGACACCGACGTTACCGGCCAGGCAGATCACGACGGCGAAGCCTCCCCGGACACGCCGGCTCCGGCCGGTTCCGCGGACGCGCCCACGTTGGCCGAACTGCTTCTGGCCGTGGAGGAACTGTGGCCGGAGTCGCTGGCGGAGAATTGGGATGAAGTAGGGCTTGTTGCAGGCCATCCGTCCGCCCCGGTGACAAAGGTGATGTTTGCGGTGGATCCCACCCTGGAAGTCATCGACGAAGCCGTGGAGTGGGGAGCGGAGCTGCTCATCACCCATCACCCCCTCCTGCTGAAGGGCGTCACCTCGGTCGCGGCAACCTCGGCGAAGGGACGCGCGGTCCACCGGCTCATCGAGTCGGGGACGGCACTGCTGACGGTGCACACCAACGGGGACTCCGCCGTCGGGGGCGTTTCCGATGTCCTGGCCGACGCCCTGGGCCTCCAGGACGTGGCCCCGCTGACGGTGGCGGCCAACGGACTGCCGGAGGAAGGCATCGGCCGGGTGGGCGACCTGGCGGACGCCATGAGCCTGGGTGACTTCGCGGCCCGGGTCTTCGGAATCCTTCCGTCCGTGGCCGGGGGAGTGCGGGTCTCCGGCGACAAAGACGGTCTGGTGCGGCGCATTGCGGTCTGCGGCGGCGCCGGTGATTCCCTCTTTAATGAGGTGCGGGCCAGCAACGCGGACGTTTACGTCACCGCGGACCTTCGCCACCACCCGGCCTCCGAGGCACGCGAGGCCGCCCTGAACGGACGGCCCTATTTGGTGGATGTTTCGCACTTTGCCAGTGAATGGCTGTGGCTCCCCGCGGCCGCTGCAGCCCTGGGCAACGTCCTGGCCGACCAGGGCCATGAGGTGGAGATCCATGTCAGCACCACCAACAGCGATCCGTGGGACTTCATCCTGACCCCCGGCTAA
- a CDS encoding YaaA family protein: MLILLPPSEGKTPALRGPAVDWSSLGFPELNPYRAKVLEALGTASAHQDALALLGVGASLREDVERNTRLHAEPAAPAHSIYSGVLYDALGYRSLTPAQRRKADASVLVISALWGALRFGDSVPAYRLSMGTSLPDVGRLAPFWKAQLGQTLGGVAQGHLLVDCRSSTYAAAWTPPPEQTVTVNVFTEAGGVRKVVSHFAKHTRGELARHLLSRRGKAPAAPSDLLKAAQEKWDAELVPGTVRRPHALNIILLG, from the coding sequence GTGCTGATTCTGCTTCCCCCTTCCGAAGGCAAGACACCTGCGCTCCGTGGGCCCGCCGTCGACTGGTCCTCGCTGGGCTTCCCGGAACTCAACCCGTACCGCGCGAAGGTCCTGGAGGCGTTGGGAACGGCCAGCGCCCACCAGGACGCCCTGGCCCTGCTGGGTGTGGGGGCCTCGCTGCGTGAAGATGTTGAACGCAATACGCGCCTGCATGCCGAACCGGCCGCGCCGGCCCACAGCATCTACTCGGGCGTCCTTTACGACGCGCTGGGCTACCGGAGCCTGACACCGGCCCAGCGGCGCAAGGCGGATGCGTCCGTCCTGGTGATTTCCGCACTGTGGGGAGCCCTTCGCTTCGGCGACAGCGTCCCCGCATACCGGCTTTCCATGGGCACATCCCTGCCCGACGTCGGCCGGCTGGCTCCATTTTGGAAGGCACAGCTTGGGCAGACTCTGGGCGGCGTGGCCCAGGGACACCTGCTGGTGGACTGCCGGTCCAGCACCTACGCGGCCGCCTGGACGCCGCCACCGGAACAAACCGTGACGGTGAACGTTTTCACCGAAGCCGGTGGAGTCCGCAAGGTGGTGAGCCACTTTGCCAAGCACACCCGGGGCGAACTGGCGCGGCACCTGCTGTCGCGGCGCGGCAAAGCCCCCGCGGCGCCGTCGGACCTTTTGAAGGCCGCCCAGGAGAAATGGGATGCCGAACTGGTGCCGGGCACAGTCCGCAGGCCGCATGCCCTGAACATCATCCTGCTGGGCTGA
- a CDS encoding TspO/MBR family protein, with the protein MPATPDPRRAARAGVPGIRSQIIALGGFLALSGLAWLLASVPIILNSDGWYAGSAKAPWMPPAWMFRTTWMLLYTGVAAAAWLVWRKGGLTGGTRAGYVVQLLLNAAWPLAFFALYPMLGAAALWAAFLVICALAATLAFLVLRFGPVDALAGFLVLPYFSWIVFSASLNFYSAVHN; encoded by the coding sequence GTGCCTGCAACTCCTGATCCCCGTCGTGCTGCCCGGGCTGGCGTCCCCGGCATCCGTTCCCAGATCATTGCACTTGGTGGGTTTCTTGCACTGTCCGGCCTTGCCTGGCTTCTCGCGTCGGTTCCGATCATCCTCAATTCCGATGGCTGGTATGCCGGTTCGGCGAAAGCACCGTGGATGCCGCCGGCGTGGATGTTCCGGACCACGTGGATGCTGCTGTACACCGGAGTGGCGGCAGCAGCATGGCTGGTCTGGCGCAAGGGCGGCCTGACCGGAGGCACCCGTGCAGGGTACGTCGTCCAGCTCCTCCTCAACGCGGCGTGGCCGCTTGCCTTTTTCGCCCTGTACCCGATGCTTGGTGCTGCCGCCCTGTGGGCCGCCTTCCTCGTCATCTGCGCACTCGCCGCAACCCTGGCCTTCCTGGTCCTGCGGTTCGGGCCTGTGGACGCACTCGCCGGTTTCCTGGTGCTGCCGTACTTTTCCTGGATCGTCTTTTCCGCCAGCCTGAACTTCTATTCAGCCGTCCACAACTAA